The Arachis ipaensis cultivar K30076 chromosome B07, Araip1.1, whole genome shotgun sequence genome includes a window with the following:
- the LOC107607987 gene encoding oxygen-evolving enhancer protein 1, chloroplastic (The sequence of the model RefSeq protein was modified relative to this genomic sequence to represent the inferred CDS: added 84 bases not found in genome assembly) — translation MAASLQAAATLMQSPKLGINGRNSTLHLKPTHSLSKAFSLEPVDSKLTCSLHTDLKDLALKCVEATKVAGFALATSALVVSGASAEGVPKRLTYDEIQSKTYLEVKGTGTANQCPTIEGGVESFAFKPGKYNAKKFCLEPTSFTVKAEGVTKNSPLEFQNTKLMTRLTYTLDEIEGPFEVSSDGTVKFEEKDGIDYAAVTVQLPGGERVPFLFTIKQLVASGKPDNFGGEFLVPSYRGSSFLDPKGRGASTGYDNAVALPAGGRGDEEELAKENNKSASSSKGKITLSVTQSKPETGEVIGVFESIQPSDTDLGAKAPKDVKIQGVWYAQLES, via the exons ATGGCAGCGTCACTTCAAGCGGCGGCTACACTCATGCAATCCCCCAA CTCCAAACTCACTTGCTCTCTTCACACTGATCTCAAGGACTTGGCTCTCAAATGTGTTGAGGCCACCAAAGTTGCAGGATTCGCCCTTGCCACCTCTGCTCTCGTTGTTTCT GGAGCAAGTGCAGAAGGTGTTCCAAAGAGATTAACCTATGATGAAATCCAGAGTAAGACATACTTGGAAGTGAAGGGGACAGGAACCGCGAACCAGTGCCCAACAATCGAAGGCGGAGTGGAATCATTTGCCTTCAAGCCAGGCAAGTACAATGCCAAGAAATTCTGTCTTGAGCCCACTTCCTTCACTGTCAAGGCAGAGGGTGTCACCAAGAATTCTCCTTTGGAATTCCAAAACACCAAACTCATGACACGTCTTACCTACACCCTCGACGAGATTGAGGGACCCTTCGAGGTGTCCTCTGATGGCACCGTGAAATTTGAGGAGAAGGACGGCATTGACTACGCTGCAGTGACTGTTCAGCTCCCGGGAGGAGAGCGCGTGCCGTTCCTCTTCACCATCAAGCAGTTGGTGGCATCAGGGAAACCAGACAACTTTGGCGgagagtttttggtgccatctTACCGTGGCAGCTCTTTCTTGGACCCCAAGGGAAGAGGTGCTTCCACCGGGTATGACAATGCAGTAGCATTGCCGGCCGGTGGAAGAGGAGACGAGGAAGAACTCGCTAAGGAGAACAACAAGAGTGCATCATCATCCAAAGGGAAGATCACGTTGAGCGTGACGCAGAGCAAGCCAGAGACCGGAGAGGTTATTGGTGTGTTTGAGAGCATTCAGCCATCAGACACTGATTTGGGTGCCAAAGCTCCAAAGGATGTTAAGATCCAAGGAGTGTGGTATGCTCAGCTTGAGTCATAG
- the LOC107607984 gene encoding putative BPI/LBP family protein At1g04970, with protein sequence MAPSLLFLLISLLFIQSSGDLQQHNEEGHISVMISDKGLDFAKDLLIDKAIASIVMSQLPEIEKSVQVPLVGKAKVVLSEITIKDIQINSSTVETGDSGIVVVVSGATANLNMNWRYSCSSWLVPIGISDSGTATVKVKDLEVGLTVNLRNQGGTLKLILLDYGCNVGDISIKLNGGAAWLYQVLVDAFEGNIASSVEDAISKKIREGISTLDNLLQSLPQTISIDQTAVLNVSFVDNPVLSNSSIEVEINGLFIGTNKVLVPRSSLNRLETSTSCGGSPKMIKISIHEDVFNSASSVYFTADSMQWILDELPDQNLLNTAEWRFIVPQLFKQYPNDDMNLNISVSSAPVIQVTNQDIKATINLDIIIDVLESGQVIPVACISVDISASFAAEIIGNNVTGKLKLIKFSTNLKWSKIGKLHMQLIQSLTSSVLKTVIIPYLNSQLKRGIELPILDGFAVSNARIAYAQPWIELCSDVSFSGDSYLMLLPASVS encoded by the exons ATGGCTCCATCACTTCTCTTCCTTCTTATATCACTTCTCTTCATTCAAAGCAGTGGTGATCTCCAACAACACAATGAAGAGGGTCACATCTCTGTGATGATATCTGATAAGGGTCTTGACTTTGCCAAGGATTTGCTGATAGACAAAGCTATTGCCTCCATTGTTATGTCTCAGCTTCCAGAGATTGAGAAGTCAGTGCAAGTTCCACTTGTTGGAAAAGCAAAAGTGGTTCTTTCTGAGATCACAATCAAAGATATCCAAATAAACTCTTCAACGGTTGAGACTGGAGATTCAGGAATTGTTGTGGTAGTTTCTGGTGCCACTGCAAACTTGAACATGAATTGGAGGTATAGTTGTAGCAGTTGGTTAGTCCCAATTGGAATCTCTGATAGTGGAACTGCCACTGTTAAG GTTAAAGATCTGGAAGTGGGGCTTACAGTAAATTTAAGGAACCAAGGAGGAACTCTTAAGTTAATTCTATTAGATTATGGATGTAATGTTGGAGATATCTCTATAAAGTTGAATGGTGGAGCAGCATGGCTTTACCAAGT TTTAGTGGATGCTTTTGAAGGAAACATAGCTTCTTCAGTTGAAGATGCCATttcaaagaaaataagagaagGGATATCAACACTTGACAACTTATTGCAGTCTCTTCCACAGACAATCTCAATTGACCAAACTGCTGTTCTAAATGTTTCTTTTGTGGACAATCCTGTGCTGAGTAACTCTTCCATTGAAGTTGAAATCAATGGTTTGTTCATAGGGACAAACAAAGTTTTAGTACCTCGAAGTAGCCTCAACAGATTGGAGACTTCAACTTCTTGTGGAGGATCACCAAAGATGATCAAGATTTCAATACATGAAGATGTTTTCAACTCTGCTTCCTCTGTTTACTTCACA GCAGATAGTATGCAATGGATTCTTGATGAGTTACCTGATCAGAATCTTTTGAACACTGCTGAATGGAGATTCATAGTTCCACAATTGTTCAAGCAATATCCAAATGATGACATGAATCTCAATATCTCTGTATCCTCTGCACCGGTAATACAAGTAACTAACCAAGATATCAAAGCAACCATTAACTTAGACATCATAATTGATGTTCTTGAATCCGGTCAAGTGATACCTGTTGCATGCATCTCAGTG GATATTAGTGCTTCTTTTGCTGCAGAAATCATAGGAAACAATGTTACTGGTAAACTCAAATTGATAAAGTTTTCAACAAACTTGAAGTGGAGCAAAATTGGAAAACTACACATGCAACTGATTCAG TCCCTGACATCAAGTGTCCTCAAAACTGTCATCATACCATACCTTAACTCACAACTTAAGAGGGGAATTGAATTGCCAATTCTTGATGGTTTCGCCGTCAGTAATGCGCGAATCGCGTATGCTCAGCCGTGGATTGAATTGTGCAGTGATGTTTCCTTCTCAGGAGACTCATATCTGATGCTGCTGCCAGCTTCAGTATCATAA
- the LOC107609239 gene encoding flocculation protein FLO11 (The sequence of the model RefSeq protein was modified relative to this genomic sequence to represent the inferred CDS: added 103 bases not found in genome assembly), with amino-acid sequence METTSHADLHQPPLTPASNLPVENGGPRESHHDDDRCAKKPKLEEHVDDGGGGGAGGGGGELKRVAEIVLVLSTMATMRAGRKPTDVEVELMREARSKLAELCVGLAPKDIVGREAIGTVIEDLGLNGRVRDQRLGFRTPKMSIAERYTHAKWKMEEAKRYAAPSTTYTSQPVQPSTSVTADNRVAPHGVRVFAPDNSSHIAIPSSATTVSIPSHVSAGSSSTSQYQSTSNEVRPPMVSGAIPSTHLGRNSSPMVVPKLENPQVRADGGSNGSSYVLSIPANSSANQPLANAPPWSIQTQSASLARTALENKVPAHNTVKVQGTSDVAASRAGSQITADQSFRPFITQTAPVNLSTMQQSFQGMNVAQPPSIPTHAEIAKIVQKLLQPKLPEHPTWTPPSRDYMNKALTCQVCELTVNEVDTVLLCDACEKGYHLKCLQPSVLRGIHNRVDWHCMRCLNLSGGKPIPPKYGRVMRSSNTPPKLPTTVGVQQPSEKKTGSLDPKVSQQNLTTNGSTVPIVATSNVKVESPSDSKTPGTKDIHGTGSSNTEHIDQKPDPNISMKSLNAASVPSVDFPGESSAQQINPEPSTCKESSTSKECFDSKTLPKLSEPGECDNLQSSQDFQAEQKVSQGNAVVLSDKKVDSSLMSNEQKESQSGESSTYDTKRDGQDVALANFDGSSGTNAEVRQHCALSSDSSQAVEWIGDVIHIVDEKKFYKSCCVDGVTYRLHSHALLPSGHGKLAPSKLQSMWEDCKTGLKWVKVTKCYFPGDLPGNIGHPCISEVNEVYESNSERTEKASSIRGPCEVLPSDKFNQENDRRNQLGIEANARIQPLFVCRWFYDEIKKLFQPVTS; translated from the exons ATGGAAACGACGTCGCACGCGGACCTCCACCAACCACCGCTCACTCCTGCCTCCAATCTCCCCGTCGAGAACGGCGGACCTCGGGAATCACACCATGACGATGACCGCTGCGCCAAGAAGCCTAAGCT ATGCGGGCGGGTCGGAAACCTACCGACGTGGAGGTGGAGCTTATGAGGGAGGCTCGGAGCAAGCTCGCCGAACTCTGCGTAGGGCTCGCGCCGAAGGATATCGTTGGGAGGGAAGCGATTGGGACGGTGATTGAGGATCTTGGATTGAACGGCAGGGTTAGGGATCAGAGGTTAGGGTTTCGAACTCCAAAGATGTCAATTGCTGAGAGGTATACGCATGCTAAGTGGAAG ATGGAAGAAGCAAAGAGGTATGCTGCACCTTCTACAACGTACACATCTCAGCCTGTGCAACCAAGTACCAGTGTAACAGCTGACAACCGTGTGGCTCCACATGGTGTTCGTGTGTTTGCACCTGATAATTCAAGCCACATAGCGATCCCTTCTTCGGCAACAACGGTGTCTATTCCTTCTCATGTTTCTGCAGGATCGTCTTCTACGTCGCAATATCAGTCGACTAGCAATGAAGTAAGACCACCTATGGTTTCTGGTGCAATACCTAGCACTCATCTCGGGAGAAATTCATCTCCGATGGTAGTGCCTAAACTTGAAAACCCACAGGTCAGAGCTGATGGAGGATCAAATGGATCTTCTTATGTGCTTAGTATACCAG CAAATTCATCAGCAAACCAACCTTTGGCAAATGCTCCACCATGGTCAATACAGACTCAATCTGCGTCGTTAGCTAGAACAGCATTGGAAAACAAGGTGCCTGCTCATAACACTGTCAAGGTACAAGGAACAAGTGATGTAGCTGCTTCAAGGGCAGGTTCACAAATAACAGCAGATCAGAGCTTTAGGCCATTTATTACTCAAACAGCACCTGTAAACTTGTCTACTATGCAACAGTCTTTCCAGGGTATGAACGTTGCTCAGCCTCCTTCAATTCCTACTCATGCTGAAATTGCAAAGATTGTCCAGAAATTGTTACAACCAAAGCTTCCTGAGCATCCGACATGGACTCCTCCATCAAGGGATTATATGAATAAGGCTTTGACTTGTCAGGTGTGTGAACTCACTGTCAATGAGGTTGATACTGTGCTTCTCTGTGATGCTTGTGAAAAGGGATATCACTTGAAGTGTTTGCAGCCCTCGGTTTTAAGAGGAATTCATAATAGAGTGGATTGGCATTGCATGAGGTGTTTGAATTTAAGCGGTGGAAAGCCTATACCTCCAAAATATGGTCGTGTCATGAGATCATCAAACACACCACCGAAATTGCCCACTACGGTTGGAGTTCAGCAACCTTCTGAGAAGAAAACAGGGAGCTTAGATCCAAAGGTCAGCCAGCAGAATTTAACAACAAATGGGAGCACTGTTCCAATAGTTGCTACCAGCAATGTCAAAGTTGAGTCGCCATCTGATTCAAAGACTCCTGGTACAAAGGATATACATGGTACCGGATCATCCAACACGGAACATATTGATCAGAAGCCTGACCCAAACATCTCTATGAAATCCCTTAATGCAGCTTCTGTTCCTTCCGTTGACTTTCCTGGTGAAAGTTCTGCTCAACAAATTAATCCTGAGCCTTCAACCTGTAAAGAGAGTTCAACCTCTAAAGAGTGTTTCGATTCCAAGACCCTTCCTAAATTATCTGAGCCAGGTGAATGTGACAATTTGCAATCATCACAAGACTTTCAAGCTGAGCAGAAAGTGTCACAGGGCAATGCTGTAGTATTATCGGATAAAAAAGTTGACAGTAGTTTAATGAGTAATGAACAAAAGGAATCACAATCAGGAGAAAGCTCAACTTATGATACCAAGCGAGATGGCCAAGATGTTGCACTAGCAAACTTTGATGGGAGTTCTGGAACTAATGCTGAAGTTAGACAACACTGTGCGTTATCTTCAGATAGCTCGCAAGCTGTAGAATGGATTGGTGATGTTATACACATTGTTGATGAGAAAAAGTTTTACAAATCTTGCTGTGTTGATGGAGTAACCTATAGGCTTCATAGTCATGCTCTTCTCCCATCTGGCCATGGCAAATTAGCACCTTCTAAACTTCAG tcTATGTGGGAAGACTGCAAAACTGGGTTAAAGTGGGTTAAGGTGACGAAATGCTACTTTCCTGGTGATTTGCCTGGGAACATTGGTCATCCGTGTATATCCGAAGTTAACGAG GTTTATGAATCTAATAGTGAAAGAACTGAAAAGGCTAGCTCTATTCGAGGTCCATGTGAAGTCCTTCCATCTGATAAATTTAATCAAGAAAACGACAGACGAAATCAGTTAGGAATTGAGGCAAATGCTAGAATCCAGCCACTTTTTGTTTGCAG GTGGTTTTATGATGAAATCAAAAAGTTATTTCAGCCTGTTACCAGTTGA